The following coding sequences are from one Lolium rigidum isolate FL_2022 chromosome 6, APGP_CSIRO_Lrig_0.1, whole genome shotgun sequence window:
- the LOC124661562 gene encoding auxin-responsive protein IAA4-like isoform X3, translating into MLGMAECKGRSQHSPSSSMDSSNHPALSTTASPCRPDRQDLSTDLRLGLSLSTSPSSSSSSLHEAESIISNPSRNQVLFNWPPIKPFLRSALAASASRHRLQRTLFVKVYMEGLPIGRKLDLLLLVGYESLLVKLCHMFKTPITYAAVYHQQVPAVKAAHILTYEDQDGDWMMVGDVPWELFLTSVKKLKITRVG; encoded by the exons ATGCTAGGCATGGCGGAGTGCAAAGGCAGAAGCCAACACTCCCCATCCTCGTCCATGGACAGCAGCAATCACCCGGCGCTCTCCACCACGGCGTCGCCTTGCCGGCCGGACAGGCAGGACCTCAGCACCGACCTCCGGCTAGGACTTAGCCTCTCCAcatcgccctcctcgtcctcctcctccctccacgAGGCTGAGAGCATCATTTCTAACCCAAG CAGGAACCAAGTACTCTTCAATTGGCCGCCCATCAAACCGTTCCTCCGGAGCGCTCTTGCAGCATCGGCTAGCAGGCACCGGCTGCAGCGCACACTGTTTGTCAAGGTATACATGGAGGGTCTTCCAATCGGCAGGAAGCTGGATTTGCTTTTGCTGGTTGGCTACGAAAGCCTCCTCGTCAAGCTCTGCCACATGTTTAAGACCCCCATCACCT ATGCTGCCGTATACCATCAACAAGTTCCTGCCGTGAAGGCTGCTCATATTCTCACCTATGAAGACCAGGATGGTGACTGGATGATGGTTGGTGACGTACCCTGGGA GCTATTCCTGACCAGTGTAAAGAAACTAAAGATCACAAGAGTGGGATAA
- the LOC124663725 gene encoding chitinase 10-like — protein sequence MAPYHSRTSARDNLRSVLAVAVFLTAGACAGVAEARYGAGQCSTVASIVSEELYSSLFLHKDDAACPAKGFYTYASFIRATRKFPKFGGAGDLVTRKREIAAFLAQISHETTGGWATAPDGPYSWGLCFKEEISPQSSYCDATDKQWPCYPGKSYHGRGPIQLSWNFNYGPAGQALGFDGLRNPEQVANCSDTAFQTALWFWMTPRQPKPSCHQVIVGEYCPSAADAAANRTAGFGLVTNIVNGGLECNIANDARVNSRIGFYRRYCQVLGVDVGSNLDCAHQLPYS from the exons ATGGCGCCATATCACTCCCGGACCTCGGCGCGCGACAACCTCCGTTCCGTCCTCGCTGTTGCGGTGTTCCTGACGGCCGGCGCTTGCGCCGGCGTCGCGGAGGCACGGTACGGCGCCGGTCAGTGCAGCACGGTGGCGTCGATCGTGAGCGAGGAGCTGTATTCCTCGCTGTTCCTGCACAAGGACGACGCGGCCTGCCCAGCCAAGGGGTTTTACACCTACGCGTCTTTCATCCGTGCTACCAGGAAGTTTCCCAAgttcggcggcgccggcgacctcGTCACGCGCAAGCGCGAGATCGCCGCCTTCCTGGCGCAGATCTCCCACGAGACGACGGGAGGGTGGGCGACGGCGCCGGACGGCCCGTACTCGTGGGGCCTGTGTTTCAAGGAGGAGATCAGCCCGCAGAGCAGCTACTGCGACGCCACGGACAAGCAGTGGCCGTGCTACCCCGGCAAGTCCTACCACGGCAGAGGACCCATCCAACTCTCATG GAACTTCAACTACGGGCCAGCGGGGCAGGCCCTGGGCTTCGACGGGCTGCGCAACCCAGAGCAGGTGGCCAACTGCTCCGACACGGCGTTCCAGACGGCGCTGTGGTTCTGGATGACGCCCAGGCAGCCCAAGCCGTCGTGCCACCAGGTCATAGTCGGCGAGTACTGCCCCAGCGCGGCGGACGCCGCCGCCAACCGCACGGCCGGCTTCGGGCTCGTCACCAACATCGTCAACGGTGGCCTCGAGTGCAACATCGCCAATGACGCGCGGGTCAACAGCCGGATCGGCTTCTACCGGAGGTACTGCCAGGTCCTCGGCGTAGACGTCGGCTCCAACCTCGACTGCGCGCACCAGCTGCCATACTCATGA
- the LOC124661562 gene encoding auxin-responsive protein IAA4-like isoform X4 has protein sequence MLGMAECKGRSQHSPSSSMDSSNHPALSTTASPCRPDRQDLSTDLRLGLSLSTSPSSSSSSLHEAESIISNPRNQVLFNWPPIKPFLRSALAASASRHRLQRTLFVKVYMEGLPIGRKLDLLLLVGYESLLVKLCHMFKTPITYAAVYHQQVPAVKAAHILTYEDQDGDWMMVGDVPWELFLTSVKKLKITRVG, from the exons ATGCTAGGCATGGCGGAGTGCAAAGGCAGAAGCCAACACTCCCCATCCTCGTCCATGGACAGCAGCAATCACCCGGCGCTCTCCACCACGGCGTCGCCTTGCCGGCCGGACAGGCAGGACCTCAGCACCGACCTCCGGCTAGGACTTAGCCTCTCCAcatcgccctcctcgtcctcctcctccctccacgAGGCTGAGAGCATCATTTCTAACCCAAG GAACCAAGTACTCTTCAATTGGCCGCCCATCAAACCGTTCCTCCGGAGCGCTCTTGCAGCATCGGCTAGCAGGCACCGGCTGCAGCGCACACTGTTTGTCAAGGTATACATGGAGGGTCTTCCAATCGGCAGGAAGCTGGATTTGCTTTTGCTGGTTGGCTACGAAAGCCTCCTCGTCAAGCTCTGCCACATGTTTAAGACCCCCATCACCT ATGCTGCCGTATACCATCAACAAGTTCCTGCCGTGAAGGCTGCTCATATTCTCACCTATGAAGACCAGGATGGTGACTGGATGATGGTTGGTGACGTACCCTGGGA GCTATTCCTGACCAGTGTAAAGAAACTAAAGATCACAAGAGTGGGATAA
- the LOC124661562 gene encoding auxin-responsive protein IAA4-like isoform X1, whose protein sequence is MLGMAECKGRSQHSPSSSMDSSNHPALSTTASPCRPDRQDLSTDLRLGLSLSTSPSSSSSSLHEAESIISNPSRNQVLFNWPPIKPFLRSALAASASRHRLQRTLFVKVYMEGLPIGRKLDLLLLVGYESLLVKLCHMFKTPITYAAVYHQQVPAVKAAHILTYEDQDGDWMMAIPDQCKETKDHKSGIMLSSKLDSCGSLYFLFCSLFGRLVEKYLIESRC, encoded by the exons ATGCTAGGCATGGCGGAGTGCAAAGGCAGAAGCCAACACTCCCCATCCTCGTCCATGGACAGCAGCAATCACCCGGCGCTCTCCACCACGGCGTCGCCTTGCCGGCCGGACAGGCAGGACCTCAGCACCGACCTCCGGCTAGGACTTAGCCTCTCCAcatcgccctcctcgtcctcctcctccctccacgAGGCTGAGAGCATCATTTCTAACCCAAG CAGGAACCAAGTACTCTTCAATTGGCCGCCCATCAAACCGTTCCTCCGGAGCGCTCTTGCAGCATCGGCTAGCAGGCACCGGCTGCAGCGCACACTGTTTGTCAAGGTATACATGGAGGGTCTTCCAATCGGCAGGAAGCTGGATTTGCTTTTGCTGGTTGGCTACGAAAGCCTCCTCGTCAAGCTCTGCCACATGTTTAAGACCCCCATCACCT ATGCTGCCGTATACCATCAACAAGTTCCTGCCGTGAAGGCTGCTCATATTCTCACCTATGAAGACCAGGATGGTGACTGGATGATG GCTATTCCTGACCAGTGTAAAGAAACTAAAGATCACAAGAGTGGGATAATGCTAAGTAGCAAGCTTGATTCATGTGGCTCActatattttttgttttgttctctTTTCGGTAGATTAGTTGAGAAATATTTAATTGAAAGCAGATGTTAA
- the LOC124661562 gene encoding auxin-responsive protein IAA4-like isoform X2: protein MLGMAECKGRSQHSPSSSMDSSNHPALSTTASPCRPDRQDLSTDLRLGLSLSTSPSSSSSSLHEAESIISNPRNQVLFNWPPIKPFLRSALAASASRHRLQRTLFVKVYMEGLPIGRKLDLLLLVGYESLLVKLCHMFKTPITYAAVYHQQVPAVKAAHILTYEDQDGDWMMAIPDQCKETKDHKSGIMLSSKLDSCGSLYFLFCSLFGRLVEKYLIESRC, encoded by the exons ATGCTAGGCATGGCGGAGTGCAAAGGCAGAAGCCAACACTCCCCATCCTCGTCCATGGACAGCAGCAATCACCCGGCGCTCTCCACCACGGCGTCGCCTTGCCGGCCGGACAGGCAGGACCTCAGCACCGACCTCCGGCTAGGACTTAGCCTCTCCAcatcgccctcctcgtcctcctcctccctccacgAGGCTGAGAGCATCATTTCTAACCCAAG GAACCAAGTACTCTTCAATTGGCCGCCCATCAAACCGTTCCTCCGGAGCGCTCTTGCAGCATCGGCTAGCAGGCACCGGCTGCAGCGCACACTGTTTGTCAAGGTATACATGGAGGGTCTTCCAATCGGCAGGAAGCTGGATTTGCTTTTGCTGGTTGGCTACGAAAGCCTCCTCGTCAAGCTCTGCCACATGTTTAAGACCCCCATCACCT ATGCTGCCGTATACCATCAACAAGTTCCTGCCGTGAAGGCTGCTCATATTCTCACCTATGAAGACCAGGATGGTGACTGGATGATG GCTATTCCTGACCAGTGTAAAGAAACTAAAGATCACAAGAGTGGGATAATGCTAAGTAGCAAGCTTGATTCATGTGGCTCActatattttttgttttgttctctTTTCGGTAGATTAGTTGAGAAATATTTAATTGAAAGCAGATGTTAA